ATGGCCATCTCCCGCTCCCGCGAATATCGCGCTGATGCCTCCGGAGCGAGGATCTGCGGCAAGCCGCTGGCGCTTGCCGGCGCGCTGCGCAAGCTGCAGCAGGCCTCCACGATGATGCCGATGCAGGAGGCGACCCCCTCGACCTCTCACCTATTTATTGTTAACCCCCTGACCGGCGCATCGATGCTGAAGCTCTTCTCCACGCACCCGCCAATGGAGGAGCGCATCGCCCGCCTGGAAGCGATGGCCTTCTCAAGGGAGTAATGACCGCTACAATGAAGACGATGATGAAGACTATTTGGCCTATATCGTTCTCGGGCTCGGACCGGTAAATAAAACCTCGGGATTGGAGAACTTCTCGTGAACTCCCTCTGGATGTGGATCGGATTCAACCTCTTCGTCCTCGTGCTGCTCGCCCTGGATCTCGGCGTGCTCCACCGCAAAGGCAAGGAGGTGGGGATTCGCGAGGCGCTGCTGCTCAGTCTTGGCTACTTCGTCCTGGCGCTGATCTTCGGCGCCGGAGTCTATCATTTCCTCGGAGCGAACTCCGGAGTCGAGTTTTTAACCGGTTATCTGCTGGAGAAGAGCCTGAGCGTCGACAACATCTTCGTCTTCGTCCTGATCTTCAGCCATTTTCAGGTTCCGGCGCAGTACCAGCACCGCGTTCTGTTTTGGGGGATTCTCGGTGCCCTGGTGATGCGTGCCGCGCTGATTTTGACCGGGGCGGCGATCATCGAAGCCTTCCACTGGGTCATCTACATCTTCGGCGCTTTCCTCATCTTCACCGGGGGCAAGATGCTGGTGACGATCAACCAGGAACCCGACATGGAGGGGAACCGCCTGGTCCGCCTGGTGCGCCGCCGGTTCCGGGTGACGGAAGGGTATGAAGGAAACAGGTTCTTCATCCGCCGTGACGGCCTGCTCTACTTCACTCCGCTGATGGTGGTTCTGATCCTGGTGGAAGTCTCCGACGTGGTGTTCGCGCTCGACTCCATCCCGGCCATCTTCGCCATCACCACCGACCCGTTCATCGTATATACGTCCAACGTCTTCGCCATCCTGGGGCTGCGGGCGCTCTACTTCGCCCTGGTCGGCATCATCCACCGCTTCCATTACCTCAAGTACGGCCTTTCGCTGGTGCTCATGGTCGTTGGGGCGAAGATGCTGATCAATGCGGCTTTCGGCAAGGTCATCCCCACCGAGGCTGCGCTGCTGATCACCGCGCTGCTGATAGGCGGCTCCATGCTGGTGTCGGTGATCAAGACCCGGAGGCTGCCGAAAGAGATCGGCACCGCAGAAGCCGTTCACGGGTGGGTGCCGGGGAGTCCGGCAAGAGAAGAATCTGGCAAGGACACGCTGGATACAAAAAAATGAGTACGAAAAGCTACCCACGTGCTATATTAGATAGAATTAAGGCTCTGGCCGTGGATGGAAGCGGGACGGGCGGCGAAGCTCGCCTGCCTGCTGATGGCGATAGCATATGGCATGCCTGAGATCTCAATCGTTTCGCTCACTTCTCCTTCTGCTCCTCGGATGCTCCCTGACCGCGGCATCCGTCCTTCCGGGCTTCGCAGGTGCGCAGCATCGCTTTGCCCTGGAGACAGCGAACGATCACTCGCCCCTATTCCCCATTGAGGAGAAGGATCATAGAGGCACCTCGACGGCCGACAACTGCTGGGAAGAAAATGAACTCCCTGAGAATATCCCTCCCGGCGGGTCGAATTTCCTTGCCGCTGTGACCCATTGCCGGATTCATATCCCTTACCTTCGCACCATTCCCCCTGAAGTCTTTCTGGAACGCTTTGTCCCCCCGCAAAATCTCTCCTGAATACCCTCCTCGCATTTTTCGATGCGAACGTCATCAGTTGGTTGCTGGCGCCATCGTGGCGTCTGCCTGTGACAACAGCCTGTAAAATCATACATGTATGGAGAACCCTATGTTGAGCGGCCAAATCTTCAATGCGGTCACGATCGTCTACTTTGCGGCAATGATTTTGTTTATCACCTATATGGCCACACGGTCGAGGACAGTTGCGCTCACCGCCACAGTTCTGGCCTGGTCCGGTTTCGCGATTCACACCATCGCTTTGGGTCTGCGCTGGTACGAGTCATACCAGATGCTCGGCGAACATGGTCGTGCGCCCCTCTCCAACCTTTATGAGTCTGTAGTCTTCTTCTCATGGTCGATCCTGCTCACGTACCTGTTGGTCGATCTGAAATACAGGCAGCGGGCTGTCGGCGCATTCGTGATTCCGGTTGCTTTTCTCGGCATGACGTGGGCACAACTCGGCCTTGATTCGGCGATCGATCCGCTCGTTCCTGCCCTGCAAAGCAACTGGCTCACTTATCACGTCATCACCTGCTTTCTTGGTTATGCCGCATTCGCCGTGGCCTGCGGAGTCTCCATCATGTATCTGCTCAAGGCCAATAAGGATAAAAGCGGAAATTCCTCTTCGAAAGGCGGTTTGATGGCGGCTCTTCCGGACGCCCGAATTCTGGACGATATCAACTACAAGGCGATCATGATCGGTTTTCCCCTGCTTTCCCTGGGGATCATCACCGGCGCTGCCTGGGCCAATTACGCCTGGGGGACCTACTGGAGCTGGGACCCGAAGGAGACCTGGAGTCTCATCGTGTGGTTCATCTATGCGGCTTTCCTGCACGCCCGCTTCACCCGCGGGTGGGTCGGGCGAAAAGCGGCGTGGCTTTCCATCACCGGTTTTGCGGCGACCATTTTCTGTTACCTGGGAGTCAACCTGCTCCTCTCTGGATTGCACAGCTACGGGGGATGATGTGAATCCTCGTTTCCCCCCCTAGCATATGATCCCCATAGACTATACTTCCAGTGTACTCGCCGTTTCTCGGGCTGCCGTGTCGGTCGGAAGGAAAGGGATGTTTCATTAGGCGCATCGGAATGCAGCCATTGTCGGCTGTCGCATCGCGCTTGGACATGTACCAATTGCAGTTTATGGGGGGGCTTGGAGAATAAACAGTGGAAAAAATCGGACTCGAACTCTTTATCGTCCTGTTGCTCATTCTGGCCAACGGCTTTTTCGCCGGAGCGGAACTCGCCATCGTCTCGGTTCGCCGCGGCCGGATCGCACAATTGGCGGCCGAGGGAAGCAGACGGGCCAAACTCGTGGAGCAACTTCTCTCCGACCCTCACCGCTTCCTGGCCACGGTCCAGATCGGCGTTACCTTGGTGGGAACAGCGGCGTCCGCCGTTGGGGGCGCCGCCGCGGTCGAGGTTATCAAGCCGCTTTTGCAGCAGGTCCCGATTCGCCTTGTCGCTAATGCCGCTGAACCTCTTGCCCTTTTTCTGGTGGTCGGCTTTATCGCCTATCTCTCCCTGATTCTCGGAGAGCTGGTGCCCAAGGCTCTAGCTTTGGAATATTCGGACCGGATCGCTCTCGGCGTAGCCCGTCCGATTCGTTTCCTGGCCCGGATCGGGGGTATCCCGGTCTTTATTCTGACGCTGTCGAGCCAGGCGGTTCTGCGTCTGCTGGGGATCAAGGCATCCGGGGAGCAGGCCTTCATCACGAAAGAAGAAATCGAGCACTTGGTGGCCGAAGGCCGTCAGGCCGGGACGGTTACCCCCGGCGAGCAGGAGTTCATTCGCAATGTATTCGAGTTCTCCCAGACCCAGGTGAGGGAGGTCATGGTGCCTCGCCCCCGCATCGTGGCGCTGGATCTGGAAGGGGATCAAGAGCTGATCCTGAAAACGGTCCTTAACGGTCAATATTCACGCTACCCGGTCTATCGGGGCGAGATCGAGAACGTGATCGGCTTCATCCATGCCAAGGATCTGCTGGGGCGGGCGGTGCAGGCCCAGACCGTGGACGTGGAGAGCCTCCTACGGCCTGCCTTCTTTGTCCCGGAGACGAAAAGAACCAACGACCTTCTGCGGGAGATGCAGCGTCGCCACCTTCACATGGCGATCGTCGTTGACGAATATGGCGGGCTCAGTGGAATCGTCACGACCGAGGACCTGCTGGAGGAGTTGGTTGGCGAGATCGAGGATGAGCATGATATAGGAGGGCCGAAGCGTATCCAGCCCATTAAAGATGGGGGCTACATGGTCGACGCATTTCTTACTCTCAATGATCTGGAGGGACTGCTCGGAGTGCGTTTCCCTGAAGGTGTACCCTATGACACCCTTTCCGGGCTGATTCTCTTCGAACTGGGGCATATCCCTGTGGAAGGCGAAAAGGTGAAGTGGGGCGATTACCTTCTGACGTGCGTCAAAGTCTCCCAGACGGCGATCCGCAGGGTCAAGATCGAACCGGCAGGCCTGGAGAAAACCTGGAAAGAATAATCGGTTCTCCACAGGTCCAACTTCAAAAAGAAGGCGAAAAGATGTCACTGATGATGTGGTTTTTTATCGTTTTGATCGGACTTATCTTCCTGGCAGGGCTGGGATATGTCGTCAGGGCCATACTGATGCAAATCCGGTTGTCCGATCCTGAAAGCAGAGCCAGGGCCGATCTTCTCATGGATCGATACAGAGAAGGCGAGATCACCCCTGACGAATACCGGGAAAGGAGGAAGGATATCGATTAAAGTAATCCGCAAAGCCTTTGCAAGTGATACTTCTGAAAGGATGACCTGATTTGCCTTTCAGGCGTTTTGCGGAACGATAAGAATGTCACATGGTGCCGTGCGTAAAACATGATCGGTGACATTGCCGATCAGGACATTGGAAACGCCCGTGCGGCGGACGGTCCCCATGACGACTAGATCGTTTTTACGGTCCGCGGCAAACTGGACGGTTCCGGAGGAGGCGTATCCCTTTCGCACATGCTGCTCGACAGGATGCCCGGCGAGGTCGATATCCAGCCGCCATCTGTCCATTGATGTCATCGCCCATAATTCGGTTCGCTGCCGGTACTGTTCCGCTTTTTCGACCGCACCGGCCATGCTCAACTGCTCCTCTCCCCAGATCCCGTACACATGCAGCAGATCGATGCCGGCTCCAGGTGCCAGAAAAGTTGTGGCGGCTAGGGCCTGCCGCGACGCATCAGAGAAGTCGGTTGGCACAAGAACCCGGCGGTAGGGGTATTGTAAAGGCCGTGCAGGGAGCCTTGGGAGGATTGATCTTCTGGCTTCTCGGCATCCCGGGTGCGTTGCTGTGGGGCGTGGTGATGGCCTTATTGTCGCTTTTGCCTGTTGTCGGGGCGGGTCTGATCTGGGGACCGGTCGCGATTTACCTGGCTGCCACCGGCCACTGGGGGCAGGGGCTGATTCTGGCAGCCTTCGGAGTGGGAGTCATCGGCCTTGTCGACAAAGTCCTGCGCCCGATTCTCGTGGGGCGCGACACCAAGCTGCCGGATTATATCGTGTTGCTTTCGACGCTCGGCGGCTTCGTGCTATTCGGAATGAATGGGTTCGTGATCGGGCCGTTGCTCGCTGCCCTCTTCGTAGCCTTCTGGGGCATCTTCATGCGGGAATTCAATCCACCACAAACAGCCCCGCAGGAAATTGATTCCATTGCAGATGATGCTTGACCAAGGCCACTTCAACCATTGACACGAGAGGTTCCCAATTCGGTTTTCGGCATTGTACTGACGACGATCGTGACCTGTGAAATTTCCCCCTGCTCACCCTTCGTACTTCTAGTCAGGTGGTGAGAAAATGCACTACTAATCCACAACAGGGCGCCGTCGACAACGGAATCGCTGTCTCAAAATTCACGACTGGCCGGACGCTTATCCCCTGTCTGACATTGTCGTGACTTATACGACACCTTCCAAAGTCTGTTCTTTTCGCCGCATTGGATGGCCTTTTTCTCGTGATACAGTCTTTTCCTGGCGCTGAACACCTATGGTTTTCGAGTTCTGTTTTCAGTTGACTATCGACTCCATTTGGCGTACGCTTTAACGTACCTTAAGAGGAGAAGAAAATGACTACTATTACGGCGACTGAAGCAAGGAAAAGCCTCTATAAACTTCTCGATGAAGTTTCCGAATCGCATGAGCCTGTACAAATCACCGGTAAGCGCGGCAATGCGGTCCTGATCGCTGAAGACGATTGGCGGGCGGTTCAGGAGACGCTCTATCTCCATTCTGTGCCGGGCATGAAGGAATCAATTGTTGAGGGGATGAATACCCCTGTCGATGAGTGCGACGAGGACCTTGACTGGTGAGTTGGCGGATCGTTTTTACCAAGCAAGCCCAGAAGGATGCGAAGAAATTATCGGCTTCAGGACTGAAGCCGAAAGCCGAAAAGCTGCTTGGTGTCCTAGCGGAGAATCCATATCAGACCCCGCCTCCGTATGAGAAGCTTGTTGGCGATTTGGCTGGAGCATATTCCCGTCGAATCAACATTCAGCACCGACTTGTCTACCAGGTTCTGGAAGAGACAAGAACGGTGAAGATGCTGCGAATGTGGACGCATTATGAATAGTTGTTGAGTTTTTATAAGTCACGGCATCTTAAATATCATAACCCCGCTTGGTGATCTGGGCGGGGTTTTCTCGCATTGCAGGAGTGTGTAAGATCACCCATGGAAATATGGTGACGGCTATTCATCTTCGGGAGATAACATCGGATCTGGAGGACATTCTTTGCCAGTTCTTCCGGGAGGGTGTGGAGCTGGCTCGACCTGCTGAGTTTACTTCTTGTAAACCAATTTGCAATGTGGTACTGTTTACTCAAAGTAAACACCGCCTATTGATGGAGATGGAATGCACGTTATTCGCAAGAGGGCTTTCGAGGAGGCTACCAGAAGGTTCCCGAATGATAAAACAGCGATCATGGACGCTTACCGGGTCTTGAATAGTGGGACATTCAAAACCCCGGAGGAGCTGAAACAAATATTTCCAAGCATTGATAACTTCAAGTACAAGGACAAGTGGTACGTGATAGACATCGGCGGTAACAATCTGCGGATCATGGCGATGGTCCTATTCACCAACCAGAAATTCTACGTCAAACACATCGTCACGCACGCAGAATACGACAAGCTTTGCAGGAAATACAGAAAGGAGAAATGATGAATACGGCGACAGCAAAAAAACTTGAAGCTTCGTTTCTCTCCTTCTTCAAAACTGCACACCGGGTAATTGAAATCGAAACCGAAGAAGACTACGAGTTCGCTCTGGATCTTGTCGAGCACTTGATTACGAAGGCCGAGGACCGTGAGGGGGAGCCGCTGCTTCGTATGATCGACATGGTTGCCGACTCAATCGAGAAGTACGAAAACAGCCTTGAGAGTGTGAGCAACTACATCCAAGAGGTTGAGACCGGCGACCCGGGAGTCTCAACGCTAAGAGTGCTCATTGATCAGCACAACCTGTCATATTCCGATCTGAAGGAAGAGATCGGCTCAAAATCTCTGGTATCTCAAATCCTGAGCGGATCGAAGAATTTAACCAGGACACACATCGCAAATCTGACAAGACGGTTCAGAATCAGCCCTGAACTATTTTTCTGATCAAACACGAAACCCCAGCAGCGTACAGAGAACACTCCCCGCTGCTGGGGCTATAGCAGCTTTTTCCTCTCGACTCTCAACAAGTGAGATAATCGTCCTAAAATCAATTCCCAGATACCCTGGAACTTTTCACATCAGGTCACGTCACCCCTTCGGTTGCATATCCGCCACGAGCTGTTTCGCCTCTAGGCGTCGCGGCAATGCGGCAGGGCGTCCGAGGTACAGAATCTCATCGGAGAGCCTTTATTTTTTCAGTGATCTGTGACATAAGAAGGGCGGAGCTGTTTTATATTTTGGCTCGATTTCCACTCCTTTCAAGAGTTTTTTATGATCAACGCGGATCAAAGAGGAAAACTGTTTCTCGAACGTCTGGCTTCCGAAATCATCATCGGCGACGGTGCCATGGGGACGCTCCTGTACAGTCGCGGGGTTCCTCTGGATGCCAATTTCGAATATCTCAATCTGATCGATTCCGACCTGGTGCGGGGCGTTCATGCCGATTACGTCGATGCCGGTGCCCAACTGCTCGAAACGAACACTTTCGGGGCAAACGCGCTACGGCTTGGGGCTATCGGCCTTGAGAAAAAGGTCCGGGTCATCAACGAGGCCGGCGCCCGACTTGCACGCGCCGCGGCCGGGCCGGAGCGGTTTGTCGCCGGGGCGGTGGGTCCCCTGATCCGCCCCCGCGGGGAATCGGGCGAAATCACCCCCGAGCAGAAGAAGGAAGTGCTGCGCGAGCAGATGGAAGCCTTGGCGCAGGGAGGGGTCGACCTTTTCATTCTCGAGACGTTCTCCGCCCTGGACGACCTGGAGACCGCCCTGGCCATTGCCGGAGAGCTCGGTCTCCCCACCGTTGCGCAGATGGCCTTTCTGGAGGAGGGGCGCTCCCGGGAAGGGGTGTCCGCCGAGGAAGCGGCCCGCCGCCTGGATGCCGCCGGCGCCGCCGTCCTGGGGGCCAACTGCGGCTCGGGCCCGCGGGATCTTCTCAAGGTTCTCTCCCGCATGGGGGCGGTTTCCGCTCTGCCGCTGTCGGCCTTCGCCAACTCCGGTTTTCCCCAGTACGTGGACGGGCGCTACATCTATCTGGCCACCCCCGAATATTTCGCCGCCATGGGGCGGGAGATGGCCGCGGCCGGCGCCTCCCTTGTGGGGGGATGCTGCGGAACCACTCCGGACCATATCCGAGCCCTGGCCCGGGCCCTTGCCGGAGCCGGACCGGAGCCTCGGCCGCGCCGGCCTCGGGTGGAGACTCCCGTCGCCGGGGAGAAGGAAAGGAGAGAGGCGGCTCCGAAAACCTTTCTCGACGAGTGGGGCCGGCGGCCGGTGGTGACGGTCGAAATCGATCCGCCGCGGGGAATCGACTGCACGAAGGTTCTGGCGGCGGCACACACCCTGGCCGGGGCGGGGGTGGACGCCATCAGCCTGGCGGAAAACCCCCTTGCCCGAATCCGGATGGGGAACCTGGCTCTCGGAAAGAAAATCCAGGATGAAACCGGCGCCGAGGTGATCGTTCATGTCACCTGCCGCGACCGCAATCTGATCGGCCTCCATTCGGAACTGATGGGCGCTCACCTGCTGGGGCTCCGCAATATCCTGGCTGTGACCGGAGATCCCGTATCCGTTGGAGGCGAGGCGGGGGCCACCAGCGTTTTCGATCTCAATTCCGTAGGGCTTCTGCAGCTTCTTTCCGCCTTGAACCGGGGAGAGAGTCTTCTCGGGACGGACCTCGGAGCTTGCAGCAGCTTTCTTCTCGGCGCCGCCTTCAATCCCAATCTGCCCAGCATGGACGGCCAGCTCAGGCGTCTGGAGAAAAAAGTCGCGGCGGGGGCACGCTTCGTGCAAACTCAGCCGGTTTATTCACGAGAGATTCTGGACACTCTGCTGGAGCGCACCGCACCGCAGGGCATCCCGGTCCTGGTGGGAATTCTCCCTCTGGTGAGCGAGCGCAACGCCGAGTTCCTGCATAACGAGGTGCCCGGGATCACCCTGCCGGACGAGGTGCGCCGGCGCATGCGGGGCAAAAGCGGCGAGTCGGGGGTCCGGGAGGGATTGGATCTCGCCATGGAACTGGTGGAGGCCGGCAGGGGAAGGGTCGGCGGCTGGTATCTCATGCCGCCTTTCGGCAAGGTGGATCTGGCATTGGAACTGATGGCGGCTATTCGCCGGGATTGGCGGTAAGGCCCAGGATTCCGTTCAGTTCGCCCTTTTCGTCCAGGTCGAAGAGGTCGTCACATCCACCCAGCAGGTCGCCGTCCACGAAAATTTCCGGCACCGTTTGCCGTCCCGCGCGGCGGTGCATTTCCTGCTCCTTGACCGGATCGGTGGTGACGTCGTACTCGGTGAACTCCACGCCCTTGATGCGCAGAAGTTCCTTGGCTCTTTTGCAGTAAGGGCAATAGCTCTTCGTGTAGATTTCGACCTTTTTCATCTGCTGATTTCCTGTAATTCAAAAGGTAAATATCAGGGGCCGAAAACGCCCGCATTGGATCTCTGCCTTTATACAAGGATTCAGTGTAACCAGGAATCATGGAAATTCAAGGGAGTCTGAAAAAAAGATGATGAGTTTGGGAAAGGGACTTGCCACCCTGATGTCGGCATTTCTGCTCTTGTCCTGCGGGATGATGGCGCGCCCCGGTCAGGAATTCGAGACCGCCGGCCGCGACTATGTGCAGCGCCTGCGATGGATGGACCATGACGGCGCCTCCCGGCACTACTCCGAAGAGTATCGGGAAACCTTTCGGCAGCGCTTCGGGGATCTTAAGGACCTGCATATCGTCGATGTCCGCCTGGAATCGGTCGACCTTCGGGAAGAGGCCGGGCGGGCGGAGACCTCCATCGTCCTGGAGTATTATCTCTTGCCCTCGGCCACGGTCCGACAGTTCCGCCTGCAGCAGGAGTGGGCCTATCAAGGCGGCGACCGTTATCACCCGGGTGCCTGGCGTATCATTTCCCCTTTTTCCGGCATCCCCTGACCCCTGTCGGGGCGATTCCTCGCCCGCAGGAGCCGTCCTCCTGCAGACCCTCCGAATCACGGGTAAAATATGCGTCATTCCAAGGTCTTATTTGTCCGGAAGTGAAAGACGTTGGGGAAAATTTCCCTTGATTTAGATTCCCTCCTTATGGTATTTAACTGCATACTGTATACAGAATAGCGCGAGGCAATTACCGGGAAAGAGCAGTCTTTCCCTTTTCTTAGGAAGTTTTTCGTTCTTCTTTTATGGAGTGAGAACGACGGAACTATACAGGAGGCCGATTTGTCTCAGGTCGTATTTTCCAGCTGGGGAAGAAACATCGTCGATAACCGCCAGGGAGGCAGCAGCGAAACTGAGATTTTTCAGAAGAAGCTGCCGGTGACCTACGACGGCGATCGCCCGTGGTCCGCCTTTATGGGATGGGATGGGGTGATCCTCACCAGCCCGGGAGTGGATGTGGTGGCCATGGCCGCCGAATATGCCAGGCGGGTCCAGGAGAATTACTGCTGCGCTAAATGCACCCCCGGAAAGCGCGGCACCCGCGTCATGCAGGATACCCTCGCCCGCATCGTCTCCGGCCATGGGGAAGAGCGTGATCTGGCGACCATCGAAAGTATCGCCGGACTGCTGGAGAATTGCAAATGCACCCTCTGCATGACCTCCGCGGTGCCGGTGCTGGATACGGTCAAGCATTTCCGCGACGATTATCTCGCCTATATCCGCGGCGAGCGCAAACCGAAGCCGGCATCCTATAAGGTCAAACTTACCGCGCCGTGCCAGGACAAGTGTCCTGCCCACATCGACATTCCGGCCTATATTGAAACGATCAAGGACCGCCGCTACGGCCACTCCCTCTCCGTGATCCGGGAAAGCATGCCGCTGCCGGCGGTCTGCGGCCGGGTCTGCCCGCATCCCTGTGAAACCGCCTGCCGTCGCAAGAATGTGGATGAGCCGATCAATATCATGGTTCTCAAGCGCACGGCGGCCGATTACGAGTGGAAGCACCACAAGACTCCGCCGATGCAGCCCAAGCCTCGCAGGGACAAGACCGTGGCCGTGGTCGGGGCCGGGCCGGCCGGACTGGCGGCGGCCTATTACCTGGCCCTCGAAGGGTATCCCGTCACCATTTACGAGGCGCTTCCCGAAGGCTTCGGCGGCGGTATGATCGCCGTGGGCATTCCCGCCTACCGGATGCCGCGTCATCTTCTGCAACGAGATATCGACATCATCAGCAGCCTCGGGGTGGAGATCATCTACAGCACCCGGATCGGCAAGGATATCCCACTGGCCGAGCTGAAGGAAAAATACGACGCCGTTTTCCTCGCTCCCGGCGCCCATCGCTCCAAGCCCATGGGGGTTGAAGGCGAGGACAAGGGGTACGAAGGCTTTCTTCCCGGCGGCATCGATTTTCTCCGCGAGGCCTACATGGGACAGCCGACCGGCATGGGCAAGAAGGTCGTGGTGGTCGGCGGCGGCAACACCGCCATCGACTGCGTACGCGTCGCGCTGCGAGAAGGGGCGGAAGATTCCATCCTGGTGTATCGCCGGACCCGCAAGGAGATGCCGGCCGATTCCTGGGAAGTGGACGGAGCCGAAGAGGAAGGGGTTCAGTTCGAATTTCTGGTCAATCCGACCCGCATCGTCACCGAGAACAACAAGGTCGTCGGCGTGGAGGTGGTCAAAATGGCGCTCGGCGAGCCGGACGAATCAGGACGCCGCCGCCCCGCGCCGGTCCCCGGAAGTGAATATGTCATCGAATGTGATACGGTCATTCCGGCCATCGGCCAGGATCCCGACCTCTCCTTCATTCCCGAGGACCTGGGGATCGACATCACCCGCTGGAATACCGTTGTCACCAAGCACCTCCCCCTGAAGAATGCGGCCGACCGGGAGCTGAAGGACGGCATGGGCAACCCTCTTTCCCGAACTCTGATTACCGACCTCGACGGGGTCTTTGCCGGCGGGGATGCCGAAATCGGCCCTCTCACCGTCGTGGCATGCGTCGGCAGCGGGCACCGGGCCGCCCGGGTCATCCAGCGCTATCTCGAAGAGGGGCAGGTCTATCTCAGCGACGACGATATCATGGAAGATATCCTCTCCCACCTCGGGGTTTACGACAAGAATGAAGAGGTTCCCGTACTCGATGCCGCCGCCAGGGAAAACCAGGCGGAGATCCACGGGCGGCAGCGGGCGAGCTTCAAGAACTACTCCGAGGTGGAACTCGGGCTCAAGGACAGTCAGGCGGTTCGGGAAGCGGAGCGGTGTCTGCGGTGCTACCGTGTGGCCATGATGGCGGTATAAGAACGAATCGTATCAGGGCAAAAGGCGAAGGGTAGATGGGTTAGCCGCCCTCAGCCTTTTGCCGTTTTTTTGAGGTGAAAACATTATGGTCACTCTGACGATCGACGGCAAAACAACAAGCGCACCTGCTGGGACGACGATTCTTGAGGCGGCCCGCCAGGTGGGCATCACCATCCCGACCCTCTGCTGGCTGGAAAAGATCTCCCCGACCGGGGCCTGCCGGATCTGCGTGGTGGAGGTGGAAGGTATCGACCGGCCGCAGACCGCCTGCAATACGCCGGTCAAAGAGGGGATCGTCGTCACCACGCGCACCCAGAAGCTTCAGGCCATCCGCAAGCAGGTGGTCGAGCTCCTTCTGGTCAATCATCCCCTCGACTGTCCCGTCTGCGATGCCGGCGGGGAATGCCAGCTGCAGGACATCTGCTATGAATTCGATGTGGCGTCTCAGCCCTTCGAAGCCGAAGACGTCAATCACCCGACGATCAACGAGTGGCCTCTGATCCAGCAGGTTCCCAACCGCTGTGTGCTCTGCGAGAAGTGCGTCAAGGTCTGCCATG
The Desulfuromonas sp. TF DNA segment above includes these coding regions:
- a CDS encoding bifunctional homocysteine S-methyltransferase/methylenetetrahydrofolate reductase, producing the protein MINADQRGKLFLERLASEIIIGDGAMGTLLYSRGVPLDANFEYLNLIDSDLVRGVHADYVDAGAQLLETNTFGANALRLGAIGLEKKVRVINEAGARLARAAAGPERFVAGAVGPLIRPRGESGEITPEQKKEVLREQMEALAQGGVDLFILETFSALDDLETALAIAGELGLPTVAQMAFLEEGRSREGVSAEEAARRLDAAGAAVLGANCGSGPRDLLKVLSRMGAVSALPLSAFANSGFPQYVDGRYIYLATPEYFAAMGREMAAAGASLVGGCCGTTPDHIRALARALAGAGPEPRPRRPRVETPVAGEKERREAAPKTFLDEWGRRPVVTVEIDPPRGIDCTKVLAAAHTLAGAGVDAISLAENPLARIRMGNLALGKKIQDETGAEVIVHVTCRDRNLIGLHSELMGAHLLGLRNILAVTGDPVSVGGEAGATSVFDLNSVGLLQLLSALNRGESLLGTDLGACSSFLLGAAFNPNLPSMDGQLRRLEKKVAAGARFVQTQPVYSREILDTLLERTAPQGIPVLVGILPLVSERNAEFLHNEVPGITLPDEVRRRMRGKSGESGVREGLDLAMELVEAGRGRVGGWYLMPPFGKVDLALELMAAIRRDWR
- the grxC gene encoding glutaredoxin 3, translating into MKKVEIYTKSYCPYCKRAKELLRIKGVEFTEYDVTTDPVKEQEMHRRAGRQTVPEIFVDGDLLGGCDDLFDLDEKGELNGILGLTANPGE
- a CDS encoding FAD-dependent oxidoreductase, with product MSQVVFSSWGRNIVDNRQGGSSETEIFQKKLPVTYDGDRPWSAFMGWDGVILTSPGVDVVAMAAEYARRVQENYCCAKCTPGKRGTRVMQDTLARIVSGHGEERDLATIESIAGLLENCKCTLCMTSAVPVLDTVKHFRDDYLAYIRGERKPKPASYKVKLTAPCQDKCPAHIDIPAYIETIKDRRYGHSLSVIRESMPLPAVCGRVCPHPCETACRRKNVDEPINIMVLKRTAADYEWKHHKTPPMQPKPRRDKTVAVVGAGPAGLAAAYYLALEGYPVTIYEALPEGFGGGMIAVGIPAYRMPRHLLQRDIDIISSLGVEIIYSTRIGKDIPLAELKEKYDAVFLAPGAHRSKPMGVEGEDKGYEGFLPGGIDFLREAYMGQPTGMGKKVVVVGGGNTAIDCVRVALREGAEDSILVYRRTRKEMPADSWEVDGAEEEGVQFEFLVNPTRIVTENNKVVGVEVVKMALGEPDESGRRRPAPVPGSEYVIECDTVIPAIGQDPDLSFIPEDLGIDITRWNTVVTKHLPLKNAADRELKDGMGNPLSRTLITDLDGVFAGGDAEIGPLTVVACVGSGHRAARVIQRYLEEGQVYLSDDDIMEDILSHLGVYDKNEEVPVLDAAARENQAEIHGRQRASFKNYSEVELGLKDSQAVREAERCLRCYRVAMMAV